In Rosa rugosa chromosome 4, drRosRugo1.1, whole genome shotgun sequence, the genomic stretch CACCAGCTGAATCTCATCGGCCAGAGAACACTTCCTCTGGTAGGTGCTCATAGCACGCCTGAAACAGAACAAATTCATCTACAATTTGCAACAAACAATGCACATTTGCTCGAAATCGAATCAAAAACCAGAGGAGCTGACCTCAGAGTCTGTAAGCATTCCATGCTGGGCGTAAATGATGAAGAGGCAATGAAAAATTGAAGCATGTTGCCGAAACCATCAAGCATCATTTTTAACCTTACTATTAGATCTTCAATGCCTAATCATTCTTTAATGTGTGCGCGTCCAATTTCTGTGTGCTCTTGTAGTGAATGGATATCAGAAGCGAAGTCACTAATGTACTTCTTACTGATCAAGATGTAAAACATGTACATGTATATGTACTAGTTGCTTTTTAACATATATATAGTATTCTGGGTTGCAAGGACTTTTTATCTTCTTTGCCATGAGCTTAGCAGATTAGAAGAAAGGGACGAATACTTACTAGAGataggaaaaaaagaaagagaaagaaccCCTCAATAGATTAGCAAAGGAAGAACAGTGATTAGAAATATTTCTCAAAAGCATCTCAAGTTAAGAGCAGATATGCAATGCAAACTTGTAACCAGAACAGAAAAATTACTGTTTGACATATAGATTCATGAACAAGTAGCCGAAAAGCTAGCTTAGAGTCACCATGATTCAGTATGTAAGGCTGAAGCACATCCACTATTCATTCACAGTTATAGGCATGAAGTCCTACTGTCATCTATTCACAAGACAGCTCATATCTCCTACCTAGTTGACAATCTGAACAAAAACTACTAGAGCTAGAACCTAAAAGCCGAACATGATTTTGTGAGGTGAGTTGATGAAGCATCTTTGCAGAAGGGTGACCGAGACGCTAATGCCACAAAAATTGGGAAGCAGAAGCAACAAAAGCAGTTGGTAAGTGGATGAAGAGTTGAAGACGGTGTAGAGACCAGCATCAGAGAGGCCTTGATACACTAGCTTCCCCGATCAAAGATCCTGAACAAAACAAGCATAAGGAGTGAAAATGATTAAACAATGGTTATCAGTAACGTTTTGATAAACAGGAAAGAAGATTATGCGAAGCCAATAAAAGGCAAAGAATGAGGTACATGGGAACAGCACCTCTGAATGTCTAGATTAAATGACTAGGccaacaaaaaaacaaacacgACCCAAGCAGAACAACATGTCTGAATTTCTCAATTGAGTGAAGGGCAACAAAAAGGCACAGACGATACATGTCAAATCCAAGCATCTCAAATATACGATTACATAGAGATTGTGTCAAACTGTGAGACtcgaagaaaacaaaaacatgatGAGAACAAAActgaagaaacaaaaagaatatgGAAACCATACCTGGTATTTAGTGCTGGCACCTATCCATGAGTAAGTCATGGATGGCAGCAAACTCATGGATGGCAGCAAACTCTGCGTTGGTAAGAAAATCTCGGCAGCTGGCATGTGGAGTGCAGAAGCCACCGTCACTCAGCCTCTTCAGCAACTGGACATCTTCGATATTTCCAACAGTCTGGTAAACCACTGGAGTCCCGTCCTCCGCAACGAAAACAGTCCCAGCGTTGAGACGGCTTAGCAGCTCGCCCAGCAAATTCATGTCGCACTGAACAGCGAAGAAACTGGTCCACAGCCTCACCGCAGGAAGGGGGGCAAGTGTGAGTGGTGTCACGCCTCCTTGGAGAATGCCGATGTCCAGCGAAGCCTTCAGGTGAAGGATATGCTTGTCCAGATCCGTCGCTTGCTGTGCAATTAGCTCAAGAACCAAGGGAGATCTATTCAGAACCAAGGGAGACAGTGAGCTCACTCTATGATCAAATAGACTCTACGAGGACTCAAATAGACTCTCCGAGGACTCAAATACACGGATTCGATACTTACGCGAGTGGTGGTGGCGCAGTTGGAGAGACCGAGAGGCGACGGCGGCGAGCTTCAGTGCTCCGACGGAGATGCTCAACGGTTTGGACGATGTGGCCCAAGCCCTGGCTCAGACATAAAATCTGAGCGTCCACCTCAGCATCATCCTCCATCAGGGACGAGCGTGAGCGTGGGGGAGTGCGGGGGGAATCGAGAGACATGGAGGCGGCGTCCAtaggttgagagagagagagaggactcgGTGAGGTAGAGGGGAAGAAGAACAGAGAAAATTTGCTTTTGAATTGTGAGACGGTGAGAGACAAATTGTGggtttatatatatagggagggagagagagagacagggaGAGGTAGTGGTTGTCGGGCGACACGCCTTTGCAACGCGTGAGGGCCCCACATCTCCCATCCGTACTCTCATCTCCGAAAACCACACTGCAAACTTGTTTGCGGTGGTTATGGAGGACTACGGCCTCTTTAAGAAGAATTTCAGTTGTTTTTGAACATACTTaacttttaaaaaagaaaaagaaaaaaaagaagtccCATATGTTAAAGTCAGAATCGGTTTTGGGCTGCTTACCATTGCAACTTTTCATCTGGGTTTTGAGGCCCACTTTTCTTTGACAAACCAAAATAAGCAAGTGCTATGTTAAAATTTATTTGAGTAATTTCAGGTTATTTTTACAAATTAGACATTTAGATGATTTTTCGTATTCTTTTTAATAAGGAAAgattttatattaaaaaaaaaaaaactgaaaatatgCAGTCATTACTCATTACCAGAAAAAAACTGCTTTTGTTGATTTGCTATTATCTCCTTTTTATATATATGGGTCATgagtatttttattttctttttttgtcctcaaaatgttaatttttttcctttttcttttcataatTTTCATTTTAGTTATATCAAAtgattgtcattttgatgaaaataattctaaaaaaaaaaaagattgtcaTTTTGGTATCTTGGTATATCACGTTTGTATCCTAAATGAGGTATACGAACTGATCAAATTAGACatagaaaattaaattaaagaaggCCGGACGGTTAGGACATAATTTTTGCAATCCATCCATCAACTTCTTTCCTTTTtaatcttcttttttgtttattatttttttatataatggaggcaaaatcccaaaaaacaacataaacaaaactaaaaagCCAACATGCCTTTTACAAAATTTAGGATGCCTAACAATCTCAAAATAATTTCCCTAGCAATAAACTTCTTCATTATAACATATGGTTCATtacttttcaaaaaaagaagaagatattgtTCATTAATAATTGAACCTCGAAATTTATCGAGACTTCAAACATCGAGCAAATCAATCACCTCTACCATTCTTTTACTTCTAAATGGGGTGTTGGAATTAAATTGGACGTCCAAAGTTCAATGGAATCCGTTTTAGGCATAATTTGTCATGACACACattatttgttgaaattggAAGCTTAAAATTTATAAAGACTCGAAAGTGAGCCACGGAAACCACATTTATACATGACCGATTCTAACAAATAACTAAAAAGGAAATAGTTGATGCAAAAGGGCGACCAAACCTTTCGGAGGAGAATCAGAAAATGAAAAGCGCCATTAgaactcagagagagagagagagagagagagagagagagagagagagagagagagagagagagagagagagagagagtgtgtgtgtgtgtctagtGGCAAGAGTGAACTGGAAAAAAGATGGCTATTGAAGAATGAGAGGCAGAAAATGATAATTCAGTAGGAAAAGATGCAAAACTAAAGAATTTTCCTACACCTATCAGATTAAAGGAGTTAAAGATAAAAGGAATATAATACCTATTCCTAATAGATTAAGGAGTCGTCACATTTACCTATTCCTAATAGATTAAGGGGCAATGCTCTATAAAAGGCAAGCCACTAGCTCTATCGGTTAATATCCAACTAACCAAAGTTTCTCTCCTCTCTCGACCACTTTAGATCTCGAAACCCTATTCCCTCTTAGGTGTCAGCCGTTCTCAAACAGTAGTCAATGGAGTACCTCCCGCAAGACCTAATATATGAAATTGTGTTACGACTCCCTGTGAAGGGTCTGATccgattttcttttgtttcgaAGCTATGGAAGGCTGTGATCTACAGCAAAGACTTCATTAAAGAGCATCAGCAACGCCGCTCTATCAACAACTCCAAGAAAGATTTCACCCTCATACGCCATGGTGTTCAGTCCGGAGATTTTCATCACTTCTATGCAGCCTCCTTTTCTGCTGATACATTAGAGGAAGAACAACAAATCGAGCATCCAATATATTCCCTTGAAGAAGAGTATGGACTTGGGCTTCATACTCGTATCATTACTGTCTGCCATGGATTGGTTTTACTAGGTGTTCTGTGTAGGAAGGCTACTAGTAATTATGTGCACCTCTATGTATGGAACCCGGTGATCGCAAAGCACAGACACATATCCCAGCCCATATGGCCAGAAGGAGAAGACCCGCATTTTACGTATGGAATAGGTTATCATTGTGACGAAGATGACTTAAAGGTGTTAGTTTTGAGGCAAACTGGTAGACGGCCGATTTGGAAAATCCAGTTTATAGTTTGCAGCGTAGCAACAGGCCAATGGAAAAGGATAACAAAACTTCCACCTAGTAATCTTCAAgttaatatattttgttattatAATATGGTGTCGTTGAGCGATTCTCGTGTGGCTTGGCTGATGGCAGATGTTGATTATATGGATCTGTACCATGTTGTGACTTTTGACCTTGTGAAGGAGGAGTATAATACTTATCGGGTTCCGATTTCTATTCGTGGTCCAGGGGCTATAACGCTGATGGAACTGGGAGGCTTCCTGTGCTTTAGGCATCGTCAAAATATTTGGTTCATGAAGGATTCTTCTTGGTCGACCGAGCCTATTCCTCTGAATAATTCCAGGCCTCTATTCTTTGATGGTGAGAGGTTTCTGTTGAGCAGGTTTTCTGGTGATCATAAGGAGCTCTTTTGGTACAACATAAAGACACAAGATCATCAACATGTGACGCGAACTGGTGACTATGCTGGAAGCTTTGATGGGGCTACTACTCAGACAGCTTTCATTTGTGGAGGAAACCTCCGTTTTCTCCTCGATGGTCAACCTGATCTGTATGCCTATTTCTGTCGTCCCTAAACCCTAGctagtttcaactttcaagtctCCATCGATCTCTTTGAATTATTGGGCAAAGCCCTAGCTAACTAAGGGCTTATGTTTTATGCGAATTGTATTTTATCACAAAAATCGGACACGAACTATGACCAAATGCAAATTTGAAAACCAAGTCCAAAAAATAGACTTGATACTTTCAATACAAAggtgtgggtttgtttaattacaTATATGGTACGTATTTTTGCAAATGTTCTGTACGTTTAGTGGTACAATGCGTTTATATATATCATTGTCTCCTACATCCTAAATACAGGTCATGAAAATTAGGAATCAATTATTTACATTCTTGTTGTACGTTGTAGTACTATTCTACATATTTTGTGCCCATCTTTTGTTTTGGTTGATCTTTTGCAGGTTGATAGAGGCACCGTGTTGATAAAGGCACTGGCAAGTACTTGGGTTTGTTAGTTCAAATGAGAAAGGATTTAAGGGTTTAACATAATCATTTTGAGGGTTTTGTAGCTAATATCTGGGATTCTGGATCTATCAAGAATTGTATTTGCTATTAAACATTATATCAACAATTAGGAGACGTCTAAACAAGTAATTCAGAGCTTCACTTGCTATATATTTGCTAGTATTGGCATCAAAATGAGTCAATGACCTACTCGCCCGAATGAATCGTTTGAACAAAACTTACCTCTTCACTTTCTAAAATCCCAATATGTCATTATCCTATTTAATTGGCTATGATTTATAGTGCACAAACCTAGATATCTCCCCACTACATTAGGATTCAAGGTGCATatcaaactaaaattaaaaCCTCCTCGAATATTTAGGTCTAGCTAGCTACATATACACAAAATCTATGGATTATAGCACACaattttttacctttatttttaaaaaaaaattttgaccAAATTTTCatgttattgttttttttttttcaccaaaatttccaCCATCACATAATGATTTTTATACACTGCTCGAATTGATGGAACTCAAAAATCACGACCCGGTTTTTTACtaaatttttcaaaataaaaaaaaaatgttcttaAAAAAGTCATTAGATTATGAAAATCGTGCTCTATAAACAGTGAGCTAATGGTGGCCGGTACATGAGAATTTCAAGACTCTGATAATTAGAACAaatacaacaattaattttggcaTATTTTGAGATACCATTACGTTCCACAAGTATTCCCATAAGTCCATAACATCTCTTCTGTCATGTTTCTTAATCTTACCATTAATAAAGCATGATCTTTATAACACAGTTCAATTAACATAATACCAAAATCTTTAATGGTACGAACAAGAGGGTTGAAGGGGTCCAACTAAGACCTTCTtattaaaagaaattaaaaatcatCCGTCTAAGCCCCAAAGACAAGCCAAATTCAAAGGGTAGCAACAACCAAAGTCAATTTATTCTCAAGGGAGGAAAACGATCTTGATTGACGAATCACAAAATTAATAACTCATCTACTCATACAACGGGGTATCAAGACCCTGATAATTATAACGTTCAAATACAACATCCTTTCATATATTTTCCATTAGTCAAGTAGGCCACTCCTCAAACCAcatataaataattttatttaacatGCTGTAAAATAAACCAAATTATTATCTGTATAAAAGACGTATTTCCTCAGTAACAACATCTACGTAAAAGATGCAAATATCATCAACCGCTTCCCAAAAAATTCAATTCAACAACCAACGAGAATAAAAATAGCTATCAATAGCTTGTCAAATCTCTTACTATTGGGTTTTCATCAGCTCTCCATACTTAAAAAAAACACTTGAAAATTTGTAGCACAACGTTACAACGGAAAATGAGATGCTTATTGTAAGCTATtatcgaccaaaaaaaaaaatttgtaagcTAATAAGCTATTGACTATTTTTTGGTCAGAGCTATTGACTTATTTTGCACGCCAACATTTTTGACATATtgtggattaaaaaaaaaaaaatttgtggacCAACTCCCGCCCTCACAACcctcattttcaattttcatttctttattATTTAAATCTCGCGCTCTTAGGCTCTTACAGCTTACCATTAAAGCTAATTAATCTTTGGTCGTAATTTGAACGCTAACCTCAACACACATATATAACCCTCTCCCTTCCAGAGTTTCACTCACTCACatttccctttctctctctctatttctcaGCGCTCTTCGATTTCAAAACCCTCCGGAGTCTCACATCGACGGCCGTACCGTCTCCGATCTCTCAGGTACTTCATAAACTCTAATCTTCGGTTATGTTTCGTTATATCTCAGATTAGGCTAATACGGTACGACTTATTAGGTTTTATCTTGTTTTATCTTCTATTTTCGCTGCGTCATTAGCCTATTGATCTCCTAGGTTTAGCTTCATTTATTCACCTGCAATTTGATTTTACGTGTGTGATGAATGAGCTTTGTTTTCTGTAAATTTTATACAGAGTTGAGGATTTTCAATGTCGGCTTTTATGAATCACAATCCGAACAATTCCTTTGAGGTAAAATTCGATTTCAGTTATTGCGTTTTGCTTTTGCTTCCGTTtctattgttttattttgtgttATTTTAGTGAGATTATTGTGAAATTTTACAGGTCGCTCAGCCTCCAAGCGATTCTGTTTCAAGCCTCAGTTTCAGTCCCAAATCGAACTTTCTGGTCTCTACCTCCTGGGACAATCAGGTTTCGAttcgttttcttcttcttttttgtaatTCTTTGGTATAAAGTGCTTAAATTCTGTTTAATTAGTTGCTAGGAAAGTTATTTGTAAAGAATTACAGACATGAGACATTTCTGTGAGTATGCCATCGAATATGTAGCAGTATGATGAATGAGGTTAAAATTGTATGCAAATCACAGTAACTGAAGTAAGATTTACACACAACATTATTAGGATTTAGCAACCACTTATTAGAATTTAGGAATGATCAGGTGAGTGACTGATGATATGCTTGTGTTTAGGTGCGATGCTGGGATATTCAAAGAATTGGAACAAATATTGCTGCTGCGCCGAAGAGCTCCTTTTCGCATGACTATCCGGTAGTTTACTACTCTATTTTAGCTTGTTGTATTTTTTACTCTGGCTTTTATCTAAACTGTTGTCTTTGATGTCAATAAAAGAAGTAAGCAACTATGCTAAGACTGTCCTGCATTAATTCTCTGTTGTTGACCTATTCAAGAAAGAACTTTTACATTCCATAGTGAATTCTTTCTTCAAGCATGAATTCCAAAGTCTATATTTTTCTTACTGAACTTCATTGTGTAATGGAATTATAGACATGCACAATGAAATACAATGAGATAGTCAGTTATGATTTTCAGATGCAACTATTTTACGATTCCTGTTCACTTTAGATTTAACAGGTGTATGCCTATGGTCTGCCTTTACCTGTAGAATTTGCACTTGGAACTTTTGACCCCCTTGCCTGCTCCATTGTTCAGATGAGACTATGGTCCACTGATATGATTCTTGGCTTTCACAGCTATTGTTACAGTCATATTGTACCAGTACAACCTATAATTGTTTCATGGCTTCACCAAGCTCAAGAGAACCTTGTCATATTAGATAATCTTCACTTTTTCCTTCAAGTCATAGTGTCTTAATTAACTACTAGTATGGCTCACAACATATTAGGTTGTGCTGTTTGCTTTGAGACATTATTACTCATGCATCAAGACCAGAcatacaaaaagaaaagggaaacaTAATAGGATGTGTGAGACATGTTTGCAAGATCGTAGTATAGAATATAGACATGAAGGACAATTGCATGTACAATTTTTATATGGTGTTGATTTTAAACATGTATGTTTGTGCTGTCATTATGTGATATATAAGAGAGTCTTCATGATCGAGTAAGGATCAGTATTTCCCAGCGATTTGTACATGTATGTGCATTTGCATGTATGTACTTGTGACCTACCGACTTCTCTGTCATATGTTTAATAGTCTGCAGTTTATATTTCGTACACAAATGCTAATATATGACAACCTATGTAGGTTTTGTGCTCAACATGGAAGGATGATGGGATGGCTGTATTCTCTGGAGGTTGTGACAGGCAAGTTAAGATGTGGTCTCTAATGTCTGGTGGCCAAACGAGTACTGTTGCCATGCATGATGCACCCATAAAAGAGATTGCTTGGATTCCCGAGATGGCGCTCTTAGTCACAGGAAGCTGGGACAAGACTATGAAGTAATTTAACACAGCGTTCAGTCTTAAATATTTGAGTTATCTAAATAATTATACACCATAGGTTTATTTGTCTTTGTTAGTTGAAGGTAATAGGCAGTAATTCAGTTGAGAATGTTTTTCTCCTTTGCTCCTAATCCTAAGTTTTGTTCTGTGCCACCTGACGTTCTCATACATCTGAGAACTAGGTTTCTTCTAACTGTTCATGTCCTTTACTGTTTTTCCACCTTAAATTTATTCATAAATAAAGATCTATATTTTGCCTTAATCTCAAGTTATCTGTTTATGAACATATGATCTTGGCCTATATTCAGGTACTGGGATTTGAGGCAGCCAAATCCAGTGCATACCCAACAACTACCCGAACGCTGTTATGCACTAACAGTGAAACACCCTCTAATGGTTGTTGGAACAGCAGATAGAAATCTGATCATATTTAACTTGCAGAGTCCACAGGTAAGATTTTATTTTCAGAAGGTGTGAACAAGAATCAATTAAAAAATCAAAGGaggcctctttttttttttttttttttcagcaaaTTCATATACTCCCACGTTTCCAAAAATAACATAACTTTTGTGGGACTTTGAGGATAATCTTCTAGCTTTAGAATTGTTCAACATGAAACTGCATTTGGTATTCAAGAGATTATCATATTTCTGACAGACTGAGTTCAAGAGAATCATTTCACCCCTGAAGTATCAGACAAGGTGTGTTGCTGCATTTCCTGATAAGCAAGGTTTCTTGGTAAGTATTAACACTTACTTTAAATCCTTTTTGCTGCCTGAATGAATAGTTCTCTTTTCAACGTTTTGCATGAATTTACCTGCGTACTTAAGGAAGATAAATAAACGTTCCTTATATGCAGATGTTTTATTCAAGACAGATGATATACCTCTTCATGACAATCTGTGCTTCAttacttctttcttttttctttttttttgaaggtcTATTATGAGACTGATATATAAGATCATACAtactatttttctctctttgcttGAGGACTAGTCTATTCTGTAAATAATTAATCATTCTTCTGATGTTATGCTCTGCCAGGTTGGTTCAATTGAAGGGAGGGTTGGAGTGCAGCATCTGGATGAAGGACAAGATAGTAAAAACTTTACCTTCAAATGCCACAGAGAAAACAATGCTCTTTACTCAGTCAACTCTATAAACTTCCATCCTGTAAGATTTCTATttccattctttttttttccctttgccATAATTTTCTGGCACTGCTTacattttgttcttcttttcttttataacTAAAGAGAGAGAAGGGCAAGGGAAAAAGGTTAGGGATGATAAGTGGAGAAAGGAGTGGTTTATACAATGAGAACCAGACATATTTTTTTGACTTTCTAGTTTTCCTTTGTCctatttatttccctctctttttgATGTAGAGAACAAGAACACATAGTGATACCAAACAGGCcttgtattttcatttttagaaagatTAATAATCAATAATTACTggattgttttgcttgttgTCTTGTCATAGTTTGCAAGAGTTAGAGAAGTTCTATATTTCTTTACCTAGATCTCATGTTGTCTTCTGTTGGGATCATGACCAAGAAAATGCAAACTACTACCTGTTTCTTTCATGGACTTGTGCCATTTTCAATGTTACTAGTTTCCCCTGACACATTGGCTGTGGGAAAAACTCTTGACAATCATCATTTGCGTTTCTGATAAGACTTGTATGTCTGGTGGATAAGCTATATATGACACAACCTCTTGGTTGATTTCGTGTGAAGTGTGGACATTCTATTATAGTATCCTCCACaacaaaaaacagaaattttgTTACTAGTTAGTCTTTTTTGCTGTCTTTTTGAGAATCCAGTTCGTAGGTTTGAGTTTCATGAATCCAGTTCTTTAAGGAATCCTTTATTTACTCTTCCAAATACTGGATGTGTTACTAGATATGGCATAATAGGAACAGATTCTGATGGACAACAATTTTGGAAATTCGATAGTAATGTCTGGTTACAGGttctttctatatatatcatttatGTTATGTAGTGTTCTTTGCTTATGGCTACATCGAGACATTAAAGAATTT encodes the following:
- the LOC133743839 gene encoding protein RAE1-like isoform X1, translating into MSAFMNHNPNNSFEVAQPPSDSVSSLSFSPKSNFLVSTSWDNQVRCWDIQRIGTNIAAAPKSSFSHDYPVLCSTWKDDGMAVFSGGCDRQVKMWSLMSGGQTSTVAMHDAPIKEIAWIPEMALLVTGSWDKTMKYWDLRQPNPVHTQQLPERCYALTVKHPLMVVGTADRNLIIFNLQSPQTEFKRIISPLKYQTRCVAAFPDKQGFLVGSIEGRVGVQHLDEGQDSKNFTFKCHRENNALYSVNSINFHPVHHTFSTAGSDGSISFWDKDSKQRLKAMQRCNQPIPCSTFNNDGSIYAYSVCYDWHKGAENHNPSTAKTSIFLHLPQDADVKSKPRPGGRR
- the LOC133743839 gene encoding protein RAE1-like isoform X2, whose amino-acid sequence is MSAFMNHNPNNSFEVAQPPSDSVSSLSFSPKSNFLVSTSWDNQVRCWDIQRIGTNIAAAPKSSFSHDHPVLCSTWKDDGMAVFSGGCDRQVKMWSLMSGGQTSTVAMHDAPIKEIAWIPEMALLVTGSWDKTMKYWDLRQPNPVHTQQLPERCYALTVKHPLMVVGTADRNLIIFNLQSPQTEFKRIISPLKYQTRCVAAFPDKQGFLVGSIEGRVGVQHLDEGQDSKNFTFKCHRENNALYSVNSINFHPVHHTFSTAGSDGSISFWDKDSKQRLKAMQRCNQPIPCSTFNNDGSIYAYSVCYDWHKGAENHNPSTAKTSIFLHLPQDADVKSKPRPGGRR